In the genome of Calothrix sp. PCC 6303, the window GCACTGATGTACCAATGCGGGTAATTCTGCCTGTAAATATGCGTTCGCTTAAACTCGCAACTCTTAAATTTACCCTTTCATCAGTTTTAACTTGACCCAAATCTTTCTCGTAAATATTGGCTGTGGCAAACACCTGACTGTCGTTGACAATCGTCATCAATTTCCCACCTGCATCATTAAATGTTTGTCCGATTGTGACTTCTCTGTCAGCAACTTTACCGGAGATGGGAGCGGTTATAGTTACTAATCCCTTGGAATTAGAACGATTTCCTAGTTGCTGTAGTCGGGTATTATAAGTAGAATCGCTGAGACGTAACCGTTCCTGTGCTACTTGCACCGCAGATTGGGCACGTTTAATTTGTGCCTCCGCTTCGATAACTTCCCGTTTGCTGTTTGCTGTGGTGTATTTAGCTTGTGCTTCTGCAAGTTGAGTCTGGGATTCTAAAGCAGTGCGACGGGGTAAAGCACCCTCTGTTGCAAGTTGCTGATCTTTACTATATTTTTCCTGGGCAAATGCCATCTGACTTTGGGCTTGTTTGACCTCTGCATCAGTTATCTGTAAATATCTTTGATAATTTTGCTGGGCTAATTTCAAGTCAGTTTGTGCTTGTTGTAGAGATGCGATCGCATCGGCGCGTTTTTCTTGAGAGGTGACGCGCAAATCTACTAAATCGGGACTGGTGACGACGGCAACGGGTTGACCTTTGGTGACAACTGCACCTGGTTCCACCAATAATTCTACTACTTTCGCGCCTTGAATTGGTGTTGTCACTTCCACTTTTTGGTTGGGCAAAGTTTCGATTTGTCCGGTGGTTTTGATTCCTAAAGCTAAAGGTTGCCTTTTAACTGCTTCTGTTTTGATACCTAACCGTTGGGCTGTTTCCGTATCTACATTTACTGAACTATTGGCATCGCTTCCCCCCTGAAAAGAACTTGCACCACTATGGTCGTGTCCCGCACCTGCAAATACTACGGTGGGTGCTGTTAGCAGTAATACACTGAGGATGGCAGAAGAAACGCGACAAAGTGATATTATTCGATTTTTGGTTAGGTTAAGCTGTTGCATCGTCCAGAGATTCCTTTTATAAACAGCGAATTTAAATCCCACAATGGTTAAAAAAACTTAACCACATACTTCACAGTTTGTCACGGGAGAATGAAATTAGGATGAAATTTGGATGCAGTAGACTAATAATTTTTTCTGGTAGCAATGATTTACTTTATTTGCTGTATTTGCTGAATCTCGATTGCGAGTTTTTCTATCTGCGAAGCTTGCGCGACATTATCGAGAAACCCGAAGCGGAAACCCAAATAGCGATGTTTGGGGAATCCCCCGCTATATCGGAGTAGCGATATAGCGGTGGGAGGAGGTCAAGTAGGCTATCCTCGAAAATGTTAAGTTTGAAGCAACTCAAATAAGCTTGACTTAAAAATGATGACAGAACTCGATCCTGTTCAACAAGAGTATTCTCGCATTGCTCATAAGTACGATCGCCGTTGGTCGTTTTATATTGAAGCTACAATTCAGGCAACGCTGAGTCGTCTGGATATCCATTCAGGAGATCGAATTTTAGACCTCGGTTGCGGTACAGGTACGCTGATTCAAAATTTGCTGAAAGTTGCTCCAGAAACAGAGATAGTTGGACTCGACCCTTCTGCTGAGATGTTAAACGTCGCTAGGCAAAAGCTACCTGCTGCAATCGATTTAAAAGTTGGTAGCGCAACCAGTATTCCATTTTCAAGCAACAGTTTCGATGTTTTAATCTCTACCAGTGCTTTCCATTACTTTCCCAATCCCGATCTAGCTATTCAGGAAATGCAGAGGGTTCTTAAACCTGGAGGTTTTCTTCTCATCACCGATTGGTGTCATGACTATCGAACTTGTCAGATTTTAGACCTCGCGCTTCGTATGTTCAATCGCGCTCATTTTCGTACATACCGAGTTTCTGAATGTCAGAATATGTTGCAAGATGCTGGGCTTGATGAAGTCGTTATTGAACGATATAAAATCGATTGGTTTTGGGGAATGATGACAGCAAAAGCTATGAAGCAAGTCGCCGTAGCATAGTAACTCTGTTCGTGAGGTTACTAGCTATTGGTAATGGGAGCATTCTTGAAGTTTCCTGATAACGCATTCACATAGCGTAGCCTGTCGCTCTACCACTGAGTAACTCCAAAGAAGTATGGCTCCCATAATTCACTTACTTTTTATACCAAGTTTGTCGCCATTGTTGCATTTGCTTAATCTCGCCTTCCTGAGACGAAATAATCGCAGTTGCGAGTTTTTTGATCTCAACTCGCTTTGATTTATTTAAAGCATCCTTCGCCATCATTACAGCCCCTTCGTGGTGGGGAATCATCGCATTGATAAACCGCAAATCAAACTCAGTGTCGGCTGCACCCAAATCCATGTCCATCCGCATCATTTTCATCTGTTCGGGAGACATTGCCATCATGTGTTTCATTTCTGTGTGCCAAGCTTGTGCCTCTTCCGGTGCTTTTGGATACCAACCCTTACGCCATTGCTTGAGTTCCTTGATTTCTTTGTCTTGAGCTTTAATAATTTCATTTGCCAGCTTGAGAATTTCTGGACGCTTTGATTTATTTAAAGCTTCTTTTGCCATGACTACAGCACCTTCATGGTGGGGAATCATCCCATCAATAAATCGTAAATCGTAGTTTGCATCAGCAGCACCCAAATCCATATTGTGACTCATATTGCCATGCTGCATACCCTCATGGTTCATGCCACCATGCTGTTTATTCGATACTTCGGTGGTGGTGTTTGAAGCTTGGGTTTGCTTGTCACTTTGTCTTGTACTAGAACAAGCCGTTATTAGAATGGTTGCGGTAATGAGTGCGAACGACTCACGTCGCGCAAGCTTCGCTAAAGCCAAAGAAGTCGTTTTTAATGAGGGAAGTTTCATAGATCCAATTTCCAAGGAATTTATATAGACTTAAATATTATTCTCGATACTACAGTTAAGTGGAGAGTCAAGTAGATGTTCGGTAATTACTGCTGATGTTCGTAGAAACCGTTCATCACCGTCAACGTCTTAATATTAAGTCTGCCTTGGCAAAATGAAATCAAGATGAAATTTGTGTCACTGAATCTAAGTCCAAAAATTATGTCGATTCATCCATCAGATTAAAACGATATCCTAAACCATGTATAGTCTCAATTGGATTAATGCACTCGCTCAGTTTTTCCCGCAGGATTCGGATGTGAGTAGACACCACACAACTACAACTTTCTGAGTGCAACTGTCGTAGATGAGTACGAATTTGTTCGCTAGAGATAACCTGGGTTGGATGCTTCATTAAATATTCCAAAACGTGAAGTTCTTTATTGGTAAGGTAAATTTC includes:
- a CDS encoding efflux RND transporter periplasmic adaptor subunit: MQQLNLTKNRIISLCRVSSAILSVLLLTAPTVVFAGAGHDHSGASSFQGGSDANSSVNVDTETAQRLGIKTEAVKRQPLALGIKTTGQIETLPNQKVEVTTPIQGAKVVELLVEPGAVVTKGQPVAVVTSPDLVDLRVTSQEKRADAIASLQQAQTDLKLAQQNYQRYLQITDAEVKQAQSQMAFAQEKYSKDQQLATEGALPRRTALESQTQLAEAQAKYTTANSKREVIEAEAQIKRAQSAVQVAQERLRLSDSTYNTRLQQLGNRSNSKGLVTITAPISGKVADREVTIGQTFNDAGGKLMTIVNDSQVFATANIYEKDLGQVKTDERVNLRVASLSERIFTGRITRIGTSVQGETRVVPVQAAIANPGGLLKPGMFAELEVLTGQQSTATLVVPASAVVDTNGKKSVYIQNGNAYQAAEVTLGQTSGDMVEVKTGLFEGDIIVTQRATQLYAQSLRGGSKKAKDNHGEEGDKHEEETQVKGNLPAPWWLLAAGGSTVIAVAGFAAGNFWSSRRQRQDLVTVGDINGFSYEAEVYLDNHNHQQPSLLGASVVDKGEKEDKIS
- a CDS encoding class I SAM-dependent methyltransferase, with protein sequence MMTELDPVQQEYSRIAHKYDRRWSFYIEATIQATLSRLDIHSGDRILDLGCGTGTLIQNLLKVAPETEIVGLDPSAEMLNVARQKLPAAIDLKVGSATSIPFSSNSFDVLISTSAFHYFPNPDLAIQEMQRVLKPGGFLLITDWCHDYRTCQILDLALRMFNRAHFRTYRVSECQNMLQDAGLDEVVIERYKIDWFWGMMTAKAMKQVAVA
- a CDS encoding DUF305 domain-containing protein — protein: MKLPSLKTTSLALAKLARRESFALITATILITACSSTRQSDKQTQASNTTTEVSNKQHGGMNHEGMQHGNMSHNMDLGAADANYDLRFIDGMIPHHEGAVVMAKEALNKSKRPEILKLANEIIKAQDKEIKELKQWRKGWYPKAPEEAQAWHTEMKHMMAMSPEQMKMMRMDMDLGAADTEFDLRFINAMIPHHEGAVMMAKDALNKSKRVEIKKLATAIISSQEGEIKQMQQWRQTWYKK